TTTTGAGAAATTTAACGTATATAATGAATTTTAAAAATTTAAAAATAATTTAAATGGGTTATCCGAACCCGAACCGAACCCGCAAAGATCCGAACCGAACCCGAACCGAAATTTAGAAATACCCGAATGGGGCTGAAATCTTTGAACCCGAAAATCCGAAACCCGAATAGACCCGAACCGAACCCGAATGGGTACCCGAACGCCCACCCCTATTTACCTGCATATTCTATGGGCCGGTCAGAGAGTGGGCTATCCATTCTGTTGAGTCGGCGATCCTCGCAACCAACCTATTACAAATTAGGTATATGTATTAGGTTTACTTTGAAAACGTGTACGTTTTTCGACGTATCCAAAGAATGATGGGTTTTTTTTTTGAGAGATGGATTGTTTAAGTTTATTTCATACGCAAAACAATGATGAGTTTTTGGGAGAGCTTGATTAAACATAAGCTAACTATGTTTTTTTTTAAATTTCCACCACTAAAAACACAGCAGAGCTTTATAAGATTTCGTCAAAATCACTACACTCTGGTTAAACTAATCATCTCAGAATGTTAATGAATGACCAAAACAGAGCAAGACCAAGCTTTTCATATTTTAAAAAGAGAGCAAAATCGAATGAAACTCAAAGCTTTACCACATAGATTAAGAGCAGAACATGGTAAATTAATCAAAAGCCATATATTACTGTGAAACCAATCAACACAAGGCTGAGTAATCTGAGACTGACCAAATATTATTGTATGAGTACCTGTTGTGAGCAGTCGCGAATTGGTGAGAAGCGTTTGTGCAGAGGGAGGCATTGAAAATAATAAGGTTAATAGAATTACTTAGGTTGATTGATTTTGTGTTGATAAATAATATATCAGACACGTAATTGTAGCTAATTTCCTAAAGTGTAAGAGGCAATATTCGTGTATAAATGTGTAAATATTAGCAATCTTAACCTCACATTTTCAAATAAATGCTTTGTATCAGGATCAGGCAAACCAGGTTCCATTTGGGTAGTATTGCAAAGAACAAATAGAGCAGGAAATAAAGTCCACATGACCCAATTTAAATATCGAACCTAAAAATATAAACCATCAGATACAGCAATACTAAAATGTTTAACAAAAAGGAGTAGCAAACATAAGGATAACCAAAAAAGTTTTAACAAAGATAGTTCAGATGCTGCAAAGACAAAGTTTGGATATGAAAGAAACAAAGCACAATAACTTAATAAACAAAACCAGTACTTAAAACTTATTAGCCACATAAGACCATTACTTAAACTGCAGCAACACACAATCACTGCATAAGAGGATAGGCTGAGGCTTTATTAGCCACTCTTGGAACGCTTTGCTTCAAGTGATTCAAGCCTCTCAGAGGATTTTCTAACCCTATCACCAGCGGAATGCTCAAAGCTTGTAGAAGGACCAGGTTCATCACCTACACCCTTCAAAACATCATCGGACACTGCTGGAGTAGTGCCTTCTTCCAAGTGTGCTATAGCAAGTGGAGCTTCTGGTGGAAGTATCTTTGTGACAGTTATGGTTTGAGTCTTGCCTGTTAGATTATGATCTGAGACTTTGACAATGAACTTGTGTGTGTGCCCTATCGTATCAAGTAAAGCTTGTGGTACCGGCACGGGATGGTCAGCTCCTAATCCCTCATTTGACTAACATTCAATAAATTAATTTTCAGTTAGACCAATATGAGGCTCAACATAGACAGACTTGAAATTACCTCAAAACATTTGGCAACCAATTCGGATGCATGCTTCCCAGTCAACTCTTTACCAACATCACCAAGAATGGCAAAAACTGCTTGTTCACTCTTGTCATAAACATCAATCTTCGTGAGATATCTGCAATGAAAGATGATTAGTTATTATTTCTTACAAAAAGTAGATAAAACATTGTCTAAAATACTTACTGAGGAACGCCTGTGACCTCCCTTTTCACACACTTCTTATTGTTGCAAATCAGTGAAGTAGGCCCTTTGATTGCCTTACTATTACACCCACCACAAGAAATATAATACCAAGAAGAACTCTGGACAATATCATCTATAGTTGCTGTGCACTCAAACCAAGCAACCTGCAAAATTGAGAAAAATAAACTTCATAAATACCCAAGCATGTCATAATGAATGATAAAACAGATCAACTTTGAACCTTAGTAGTCTCCTGCTTGATGTAAGAGTATAGTTCCTCTAGTGTTACTGGCTCAGGCTTAGTGACAACCTCTGCCGTAATCTTATTAGCAATGTCCAAGTTATAGCTCAGCCTGAGGAAATTGAGGAACACAAAAATATGTTAGAAAGTCACATGAAATGACAAAGCAGAAGCTGTATGAAAAATGATCTGACTACAGAAATGCCTACCATGCAAGATAATCCTTGGTAGGCTGGACATCAGTATCCATAAACACTCTAGATGATGCCATAGAAGCAAGAGCAAGGGTTCCTGATCATAACAAATAAATTGATTACCAACAAAAAAAAATTAAAGGAAGAAAGCTATAGACTTGCAACGATTATTTCATTGATATTATCACATATTGTATTGAAATATTTTAAGTAAAATGATAACCTCCAAGATGTTTAGGGTTTACTGTGGTGACCAAAAGAACGGTTGGAGTCCGTCCATATGATATGAACTTCTGGCAGAACTCGGATGCAGCATTGTCCCATAGATAGAGCTTCATCACTGGTCCGCTGTGTAAGGATAAAAACCATTTGATAAAAATAGCACACAGAGATTGCGTCTAAAAAAAATAAACAAACTTACTCATGTGTTTGTACATGAACACACAGATGCCGCTTCTCTGCTATGTCAACTTCATCAAGAGCAGTGTGGTCAGTGATAGTCTGCCCATTCACCAGTTTCATGTGGCCAACATAATCTGAAATAGAATATATAAAGGTCCCAGATATCAGACTTATACAACTAATATCATTTCAAACGGGTATAAAAGGAACTCATCATCTGTTCACAAATCACATATCTACTATAAATATGTAAGAAAAACTCATTGAAATAGTAGTTACTGGAGGTGATTAATTATTCTAACCAAAACATAAATATGTAACAAAACGCTTTGAATTAGTAGTTACTGGAGGTGATTAATTATAACCTAAAGATCTAAGTATAAACACCAAAAAGAAGTCAGCAGAGCTTACCATAAAGATCAACTCTGCGGTCGCAGTTGGCATGAAACTCCTCGTAGCTATGGAACCTGAACCTGTCTTCGAGAATTGGGACCGGATGGTTCTCGAGAACTTTCAAATCAGAGTTCCAAGAGAACGAAATGGTGGCCCTATGATCAGCAACCCGAAACTGGACTTTGCTTCTGGATCCGAAGAAGTTACTCAGTTTATAAACAGAACCTGATGTCAGCTTATACATCCCAACCTGTCCTGCTGTAATAAAACCTTGGATGACAGTTCCCTATAAATCATTTGGAATTGACATTATCAGAAATACCATCTCAATCAACCAATTTTAAAACAGTAGAAATTAACAAAGACCAATTTTTAGAAGAACCTCTTCGTCAATAAGAAGCATCTCCTGTCCGATGAGTTCTTTCGTGTTTAGATTTCGAGCCTCCCAAAAGTGAATCAGACGAAACCTCAGCTCCGCTTCGTGTGGGCTGAATGAAACATCTCTGAAGAACATCTATCGGTCGCCATGCGCGGAGGAGAGAGCAACATCAGATTTTTGCTTCTTCGGAATGTCAGATGGAACATCACTCTTGCCGTTAGGTTTCGCCGCAATCGCCGAGGCAGCAGTAAACTTCCCGTGTGGCTTCATAGACGCGAAGGAAGCGAACGTCTTCTCGTTGGTCTTCTTATCACTCTTGCCGTTAGGTTTCGCCGCAATCGCCGAGGCAGCAGTAGACTTCCCGTGTGGCTTCATAGTCGCGGAGGAAGCGAACGTCTTCTCGTTGGTCTTCTGATCGCTGGAGACTGTAGAGTTGCCTTTGGATTCCATCGAGATAGTTACTTGAGAGAATCTTATGGATTTTAATGGAAATATAAACTATGAAAAGAGATTTATAAATAGAGAAACGAAGAGGAAGGTGAAAGGAATCTATTGATTAAGTTCAGTAAGAGGATTGATTAGATCAGATAGTGGTGAAACGGATCTGAAGGATCTGGAGAAGAGTAACGAAAGAGGTGGAAGGGGAAAGGCAAGAGAAGAAGAAGATACGACAGTCGGCGGAGAGGAAAGAAACGATACGACTTTGGAGAGTTGTTGGTGATGGACTGGGCTTAAAATATTTTAAAAAGCCCACTAACTCGGATTGGTTTGTATGATCCAAACACATCGTATTTCTCTAATGAAAATACACAAATACGATGGTGACGTGGAGTAACCAAGCTGTGGGATTGGCTGTAATTAACTGTCCTACGTGGACACCTTAGAATGCCATGATATCGGGCTTTTAGTAGTGTTAGATTAGATATGTAGATCTCTCAAGATGGACTAAGGTAAAGGAGACTTTATTAATGCATCTTTATATATTTATACGTATAGAATATTATTCATATTTGGTGTATTATAATTAATACACACTCTTATATAAAACTAGATAAAAACAGCAGCAGGACTGGAAACGAGGATGTTCCATTTTATTCGTAGACATTAAAGTAGTAAATTGATCTTTTTATATACCCTCAAAACATTATGGGAATCCAAAAATACACACAGACACTTTATTAATTATTAAGTAAATAATTGACTGGACCGACCTTTTTTTAATCAGCGTCCATGTAAATAAATTATATCCGTATACTTCAATCAGTTTTTTTACGTGAGCGTGACGTGAATGGATGATTGAATCATCACGCGTAGTTACAAAGACCGTAGACGCAGAACTCGCCTAGTTCGCAACGATGGTTACACTCACCGCAGTGGCGTTTATCGTAAGCCACGTAAACGCACTGACCGCGACAACATGTTTGCCCAAACTTGCATTTGTTCTTACACGCACCGCAGTTTTTGTCGTCGGTTGATAAATCCATACATTTGTTGTTACAACAAGCCATCGTAGAGTTTGCTCCGGTGCTGTAATAGCTGCGGCTGCAGATCTCTGGCTCCTTGTGGCAATGGTCAGCTGCATTTGGGTTACGTGCTTTAGGTCCATGACCGTTGTCGACTTTTTCTGCCAAGAACCGACTCGGTCTAACCTTAACCGCTCCTGGTGGTGTGTGGTCCTTAAGAGGATATTCGAGAGCAAATTTTGTGGTTGTGGCGTTGGTGGTTGTGGTGGTGGTGATGGCGACTGTGATTGCCATTGTTAATGCAATTGTCACGAGTAGCTTCATGAATTGCGCCATTTCCTCTTGACGTATGAGTGTGTTCGGTGAGTTACTTAGGGCTCGAGAGATAGAGAGATGGTTCTTCGTTCCTTCTTCTTATTCTTTTGTTGTTATGTGAATGTAGAGGGAGAAGAGATTTAGAGGGAGAGAGAGAAATTGGGAAGACGATGGACTTAGGGTTTATAGTTGTGATCTAGACGAGTTGACGCGTGAAATGTGGTGAAAAAGATAAAGAGAGGTTTCAAGCGATCGATATGGGGGGGGGGGGGATTTTGATTATTTTGTTTCAGTTGAATACTATTTTATGGACATGCACATGCGTACGTCGAGGTACACATACGCGTTTATATAACTGAAATTAGGAGGGTTACTTGGAGTAAAAACTTATGTGTAATATGTGAATTAATCAAAGGCATAGTCTGGTACTAATAATAACGTAGTAAATACAGCATTTGTATTATGTTGCTATAATTTTGATGGACTTGTGCAAATCATTTTTCTAGTCCCAAGTACTAATCACCAAAAGACCTATAGAATTCCGGGTTTTCTTGCCACTTAAGGCGTCTATCGATGGCAAGGGGAATCAAACCCATGGCGGAAGCTCCAGCTGGAACCCTTTTACCACTAGATGCATGTCTAAACAAAAAAAAACTAAATGCATGTTAATAAAAAGAGAAAGAACTATCATAGGAATATTGTTGATTCTGATTATGTCTTTGGTTCACTACCTACTAGGATAACACATGCGCCTTGCGCAGGGTGAGTTTATTTGTATATATTATCGATAGTTTCTTTTATATATTTGATCATTTTATTTATATATATAAAATATTTTTTGTTGTTATTATATAATTTCTTTCCGATGGATCGGATCAATTTTTATTAAAAATAATGGAATAAAACTATAATTAATACATCATGGGTTGATCGGATTGGACATTAAACAAATTATGACATAAAAACCTTATTTTTTCCANNNNNNNNNNNNNNNNNNNNNNNNNNNNNNNNNNNNNNNNNNNNNNNNNNNNNNNNNNNNNNNNNNNNNNNNNNNNNNNNNNNNNNNNNNNNNNNNNNNNNNNNNNNNNNNNNNNNNNNNNNNNNNNNNNNNNNNNNNNNNNNNNNNNNNNNNNNNNNNNNNNNNNNNNNNNNNNNNNNNNNNNNNNNNNNNNNNNNNNNNNNNNNNNNNNNNNNNNNNNNNNNNNNNNNNNNNNNNNNN
This genomic interval from Brassica oleracea var. oleracea cultivar TO1000 chromosome C2, BOL, whole genome shotgun sequence contains the following:
- the LOC106327876 gene encoding uncharacterized protein LOC106327876, with the protein product MFFRDVSFSPHEAELRFRLIHFWEARNLNTKELIGQEMLLIDEEGTVIQGFITAGQVGMYKLTSGSVYKLSNFFGSRSKVQFRVADHRATISFSWNSDLKVLENHPVPILEDRFRFHSYEEFHANCDRRVDLYDYVGHMKLVNGQTITDHTALDEVDIAEKRHLCVHVQTHDGPVMKLYLWDNAASEFCQKFISYGRTPTVLLVTTVNPKHLGGTLALASMASSRVFMDTDVQPTKDYLAWLSYNLDIANKITAEVVTKPEPVTLEELYSYIKQETTKVAWFECTATIDDIVQSSSWYYISCGGCNSKAIKGPTSLICNNKKCVKREVTGVPQYLTKIDVYDKSEQAVFAILGDVGKELTGKHASELVAKCFESNEGLGADHPVPVPQALLDTIGHTHKFIVKVSDHNLTGKTQTITVTKILPPEAPLAIAHLEEGTTPAVSDDVLKGVGDEPGPSTSFEHSAGDRVRKSSERLESLEAKRSKSG
- the LOC106326611 gene encoding stigma-specific STIG1-like protein 2, giving the protein MAQFMKLLVTIALTMAITVAITTTTTTNATTTKFALEYPLKDHTPPGAVKVRPSRFLAEKVDNGHGPKARNPNAADHCHKEPEICSRSYYSTGANSTMACCNNKCMDLSTDDKNCGACKNKCKFGQTCCRGQCVYVAYDKRHCGECNHRCELGEFCVYGLCNYA